The Nitrospira sp. sequence TCAGGATCGTCCAAGAAACGGACCCCTTCGCGCGCTCCAAGGTCCTTCAAATGAATACCACTGCCGATGGTCAACGATGAAGCGTCGATCTCGACGTGGTCCGGTAGCGCCGCTGGAAGACATTCTACGTGCACCTCGCGCATGTTGTGGTGCAACACACCGCCTTCTTTGACTCCGGCGGGAACCCCGCCGATGACCTTGATGGGGACTTTCACCCGAATCGGCTTGCTCATGGAAATCTCAAAGAGATCTGCATGCAACACAGCCCCACTGACCGGATCCACCTGAAAATCCCGCAGCAACGCGGTGCGATTCGGCTTGGACTTGGCGCCGTTCACCGTCAGAGAGATCAACGCGGTACTACCGGCATGAGATTTTAAAATTTTGATTAATTCATCGGGGTTGACGGTCAGCAAGAGACATTCCCCTTGGCCGTAGAGCACCGCCGGGATTTTTCCCGACCGCCGCATGGACCGTGCGGCGCCCTTGCCCGCTTGTTCTCTCACTGCCACTGTCAAATCGAATTTCATGATCTTCCTCCGTCTCCTCCGCTTCCGACGCCATACCCCGTCGATACGGGTCGCTCAGGCAAATAGTGAACTCACCGACTCATCTTCATGAATCCGTCTGATGGCCTCCCCTAGCAGAGGCGCCACCGACAATTGATGCAACTTCGGGCAAACCAGTTCTTTCCCCCGCAGCGGAATGGTGTTGGTCACGACGACCTGAGACAGACACGACGCCTGTAGTCGTTCCAAGGCCGGCCCAGATAGCACCGCATGCGTGCACGCCGTCATCACTTCCCGGGCTCCTTGATCGACGCAGGCCTGGGCGCCTTGCACAATCGTGCCGGCCGTATCGATCATGTCATCCAAGAGCAACACGCTTTTCCCTTGCACGTCGCCGATGATGTTCATAATCTGCGCCTGGTTTGGGCCTTCGCGCCGCTTGTCGATGATCGCCAGATTGGCCTGGAGACGTTTTGCAAATGCCCTGGCCCGCTCCACACCGCCGGCATCCGGCGACACGACGACCATGTCCGCAACTTGTTTCTTCACAATGTAGTCCAGCAAGACCGGGAGCGCATACAAATGGTCCACCGGCACGTTGAAAAACCCTTGGATCTGTCCGGCGTGAAGGTCCATCGACAATACACGATCGGCACCGGCGGTCGTCATCAAGTCCGCAACCAACTTCGCGGTGATGGGAACACGCGGTTGATCCTTGCGGTCCTGACGAGCGTACCCGAAATAGGGCACAACGGCGGTGATGCGGTTCGCCGACGAACGTTTCAATGCATCGATAATGATCAACAACTCCATCACGGAATCATTGACCGGCTGACAACAGGACTGCACGACGAACACGTCGGCGCCCCGCACATTCTCATCGATCTTGACCCGAATCTCTCCGTCGCTGAAAGACGCGACGGTGGCTTCACCCAACTTCTGCCCGAGATAGGCACAGATTTCATGGGCAAGCGATAGGTTGGCGTTGCCGGAGAAAATTTTCAGTTCCCTGTTCATAAGGCTTGCCTGGGCCGTCTTCTCGCGTGTCACTAACGTCCTGGATTCTCTAGTGGTTCTTGTGCGGTGAGTGAAGGCGGTTTCGGTCAACCGTCCCCTCGGTCGCTGCACACACTACTGGGGAAACCAATCAAAGGGTGAAACTGTATCGGAAATCTCAGGCTTCTGTCAATAAACGCGCGCCGATACTTTTAGGGATGGACCGGCTAGGAATGAGAACACATGGCCGCCGTGAACACCTTGAAATGCGGCTCGTTTGAAAAAACCGTCTCTGCGTGACGGGCCGCGGCCTCGCCACGAAACACACCGAAAACCGTCGCACCGCTGCCTGATAGCAACGCAGCCTCGGCCCCTGCCGCCAGCAGCTGCCGTTTAATATCGTCGAGCGCGGGATGCGCCTTAAATACAGGCGACTCAAAGTCATTTTCTGCTGTCTCAAGCACGTGTTCCCATTCTAATTCACGTGTTGCCCCCAGCGAGGCGTGAGAATCGGACAACGGCACAATTCCGGTTCGGCTTGTGGAGAGCTGCTGATACGCCCACTTCGTTTCGACCGGGAAGCCCGGATTGACCAAGACCGCCCATCGACTTCCAGTGATGTGCACCGGGGTCACCTTCTCACCTCGCCCCTCCACGATCGCAGAAGGGGCGAAAAAGAAAAACGGCACATCGCTTCCGAGCGCTTGACCGACCTCGGCCATCTTCTCCGCCGACCATCCTAACCTCAACAGCCGGTTCAGTCCGAGGATGGTCGCAGCCGCGTCGCTGCTCCCGCCTCCTAACCCAGCCCCCATCGGGATCCGCTTTGTGAGGGTCACGTCCAATCCAACGGGTCGTCCACTCTGTTCGAGCACCGCCGCCGCAGCACGATAGACCAGATTGGAAGGATCCATGCTCAAGGACGGTTCATCGCATCGCAATGCGATGGTCGTATCACCGTGATTGATGGAAATCGAGAGTTCGTCTTCCAGCCTCACCGTCTGCATCAATGACCAGAGGTTATGGTAGCCGTCAGGTCGACGGTCCAAGATTCGGAGCACGAGATTGATCTTGGCAGGCGCAGGAACGGTAATCGACGAAGGGGAACCTGTCGATGCAGGAGAGGGATTAGTCACGACCTCCTTTTATAGCATACTTCTCCAATCGATACCGGAAGGATCTCGTGTTCAGTCGAAGCATCCGCGCGGCTTTCTTTTTGACCCATTTCGATCGCTCAAGAGCCTTCAGCAACAGATCTTTTTCGATCCCGTTGATGAGTCCTTCAAGATCCAATCCCTCGTCGGTCAAGTCCATCGGCATCGCATGTGCCTGTGACTGCGCCGCCGGGCGATGGAGCCATCCGCGCACATCTGCGTCGGTCACCGGTCCCTCCGCGGAGAACGCGACGACCCGTTCGATCAGATTTTCCAACTCGCGGACGTTGCCGCGCCATTCGTGTCCCAACAACACGTGCATCGCCTCCTGGCCGATCACGGGCTTGGGCTTGCCGCTCTCTTTCGAGAACCGCTCCAGAAAGTGATTGACCAGCAGCGGAATATCCCCCGTTCGCATGCGTAACGGCGGAAGTCGGATGGGGATGACATCCAAACGGTAGTAGAGATCTTCGCGAAACGAGCCGTCCGCGACTGCTTTTTCGAGATCCTTGTTGGTGGCTGCGACTATCCGCACATCGACTTTAATATCCTGATTGCCGCCCACCCGTCGAAATTCCCGCTCTTGGATGACACGCAGGAGCTTGACTTGAATCGTGGGAGTCGTATCGCCGATCTCGTCCAGAAAGATGGTTCCGCCGTTGGCAATCTCGAACAATCCCGCCTTATTGGCAATGGCACCCGTGAACGACCCCTTCATGTGGCCGAACAGCTCGCTCTCCAACAGAGTTTCCGGCACCGCGCTGCAATTGACGGCGACAAACGGAAGAGCGCTTCTGACGCTGTTGTAATGTATGGCGCGCGCGACCAACTCTTTTCCCGTTCCACTTTCACCGCAGATCAACACGTTGCTTTTCGAATCGGCGACTTTTCGGACCACGTCGAATACTTTTTGCATCGCCTCACTTTGGCCGACTAACTGCGCGAAGGACGATTGGCTCGCCATCTCGCGCTTGAGCAGCATGTTCTCGGTCGAGAGGCGCCGTTTTTCCAGCGCGTTGCGAATGATCAACTGGACTTCATCGACCTGAAAGGGCTTCGTCAGATAGTCATACGCGCCCTGCTTCATGGCTTCGACTGCAGAATCAGCGGTCGCAAAGGCCGTGATGATCAGCACCACCGTTTCAGGAGAGGTCGACTTCACCGCCTTGAGGATCTCCATTCCATCGACCTTCGGCATCCGCAAATCGGTGATCACCAGATCGAAGATTTCCTTGTGCAGGAGTTCGATCGCTTCTTCGCCATCCATGGCGCTGGTCACGGCATATCCCGCTCGTTTGAGCATGATGCTCAATACTTCGCGCAAGCTTTGCTCGTCATCAACG is a genomic window containing:
- a CDS encoding 50S ribosomal protein L25; protein product: MKFDLTVAVREQAGKGAARSMRRSGKIPAVLYGQGECLLLTVNPDELIKILKSHAGSTALISLTVNGAKSKPNRTALLRDFQVDPVSGAVLHADLFEISMSKPIRVKVPIKVIGGVPAGVKEGGVLHHNMREVHVECLPAALPDHVEIDASSLTIGSGIHLKDLGAREGVRFLDDPDQMVVSVAAPMSDAKLEALLTSTAGPAGEPEVLAKGKEAAAGAEGAAGAEPAKAGAAAPAGEAKAGEKKEAAAAPKAEKKEAEKKK
- a CDS encoding ribose-phosphate pyrophosphokinase, whose amino-acid sequence is MNRELKIFSGNANLSLAHEICAYLGQKLGEATVASFSDGEIRVKIDENVRGADVFVVQSCCQPVNDSVMELLIIIDALKRSSANRITAVVPYFGYARQDRKDQPRVPITAKLVADLMTTAGADRVLSMDLHAGQIQGFFNVPVDHLYALPVLLDYIVKKQVADMVVVSPDAGGVERARAFAKRLQANLAIIDKRREGPNQAQIMNIIGDVQGKSVLLLDDMIDTAGTIVQGAQACVDQGAREVMTACTHAVLSGPALERLQASCLSQVVVTNTIPLRGKELVCPKLHQLSVAPLLGEAIRRIHEDESVSSLFA
- the ispE gene encoding 4-(cytidine 5'-diphospho)-2-C-methyl-D-erythritol kinase, translating into MTNPSPASTGSPSSITVPAPAKINLVLRILDRRPDGYHNLWSLMQTVRLEDELSISINHGDTTIALRCDEPSLSMDPSNLVYRAAAAVLEQSGRPVGLDVTLTKRIPMGAGLGGGSSDAAATILGLNRLLRLGWSAEKMAEVGQALGSDVPFFFFAPSAIVEGRGEKVTPVHITGSRWAVLVNPGFPVETKWAYQQLSTSRTGIVPLSDSHASLGATRELEWEHVLETAENDFESPVFKAHPALDDIKRQLLAAGAEAALLSGSGATVFGVFRGEAAARHAETVFSNEPHFKVFTAAMCSHS
- a CDS encoding sigma-54-dependent Fis family transcriptional regulator, which encodes MEKILVVDDEQSLREVLSIMLKRAGYAVTSAMDGEEAIELLHKEIFDLVITDLRMPKVDGMEILKAVKSTSPETVVLIITAFATADSAVEAMKQGAYDYLTKPFQVDEVQLIIRNALEKRRLSTENMLLKREMASQSSFAQLVGQSEAMQKVFDVVRKVADSKSNVLICGESGTGKELVARAIHYNSVRSALPFVAVNCSAVPETLLESELFGHMKGSFTGAIANKAGLFEIANGGTIFLDEIGDTTPTIQVKLLRVIQEREFRRVGGNQDIKVDVRIVAATNKDLEKAVADGSFREDLYYRLDVIPIRLPPLRMRTGDIPLLVNHFLERFSKESGKPKPVIGQEAMHVLLGHEWRGNVRELENLIERVVAFSAEGPVTDADVRGWLHRPAAQSQAHAMPMDLTDEGLDLEGLINGIEKDLLLKALERSKWVKKKAARMLRLNTRSFRYRLEKYAIKGGRD